The genomic region CGCCCGTGCAAGCGCTGCCAGCCGACGAGCCTGCCGCGCGAACTCGCGATCGTCGAGCGCGCCTGCAAGGTCCTCGACGCCGATCCGCATGAGCGCATGACGCTCGCGCAACTGAGCGATGCCGTCCACGTCAGCCCGTTTCATCTGCAAAGAGTTTTTTCGCGGATCGTCGGCGTTTCGCCGCGTCAGTATCAGGCCGCCCGGCGCGCGGACGTCCTTCGCGATGCCTTGCAGCGCGGCCACGACGTGACACGCGCGACACACGACGCCGGCTTCGGCTCGCCATCGCGGATGTACGAGGCCGCGCCCGCCGATCTGGGCATGACGCCGTCCGCGTATCGTCGCAAGGGCGCGGGGCTGACGGTGCGCTTCGCCACGGCCGCCACGCCGCTCGGCGCGGCGCTCGTGGCGGCGACGGACAAGGGCGTCTGCAAGATCGCGTTCGGCGACGACGCCGCAACGCTCGTCGATCAACTCGCGGCGGATTTCTCGCAGGCGGAACGCGTCGAAGACGGCGCGCGGATGGAGCCGTTCATCGCGCGGATTCGCGCTTATCTGCAAGGCACGCGGGAACAGCTCGACTTGCCGCTCGACATCGGCGCGACCGCGTTTCAGCGCCGCGTGTGGGACGCGCTGCGGCGGATTCCCTACGGTCAGACGCGCAGCTATACGGAGATCGCCGCGTCGGTCGGGACGCCGGGCGCGGTGCGGGCGGTGGCGAATGCGTGCGGGTCGAATCCGGTCGCGCTGGCGATTCCGTGTCATCGCGTGATCGGCAAGGACGGCGCGATTGCCGGCTATCGCTGGGGCGTGTCGCGCAAGGAAGCGCTGCTGGACTCGGAGCGCGCGCGCAGCGAGACGGGTGACGCGGCGTGAGCGTAGGGCGCATCGCGGAAACGCTCGGCGTCGGATAGGCGCGCGGGCGTCGTTTTGTGTGCGAGGGCGACTCGTGCGCCTTGCTGAACGAGGATGTCATTCATGCCCCGGTCGCTCCTGCGTTGGACCAGCGTGTCCAGCCCGCCTACGACGCGCGCTAGACCGGCAGCGCCGTCCTGATCGCGAATCGCCAGCGGTCGGACCGATGCCCGCATCCTTTCTGCGCCCGAAGAGCGCGTCCAACGCGCCTGTGAACCGCCCAGACCAACAGCGCCACCCAAGCACTGCGTAAGCGCCGTCCTGATCGCGAATCGCCAGCGGTCGGACCGATGCCCGCATCCTTTCTGCGCCCAAAAAGCGCGTCCAACGCGTCTGTGAGCCGCCCAGACCGACAGCGCTATCCAAGCACTGCGTAAGCACCGTCCTGATCGCGAATCGCCAGCGGCCGGACCGACGCCAGCATTCTTTCTGGACCCGAAGAGCGCGTCCAACGCGTCTGTGAGCCGCCCAGACCAACGGCGCCACCCAACCACCGCCCACTCCCGAAACGCCCGCCCTCACCCCAACGCACACACCCCATTTCGCGCCCCCAAACACCCCGCCCGACGCGTCGCAAAACGCGCAAATCCTTGCCTGGCTTCGCCTCAAGCACGCGCCACACCGAGATGTTAAAGTGCCCGCTACCCGAAAAAATGACCGGGCGTGAGTTGCTCGCGCTCTTCGCATAACGCTTCAATGGCAAACGAAAATCCCGCTCACCCCGCAGCCCGCGCCTATCGGCGCAGGCTTGCCGCGCTCGCGTCCGGCCCGCACGCCGACGCGTTGCGCCAAGGCTTGCGCGGCATCGAAAAAGAAAGCCTGCGCGTGAGCCCGGACGGCAAGCTCGCGATGACGCCGCATCCGCGGTCATTCGGATCGGCGCTGACGCATCCGCTTATCACAACGGACTACTCCGAAGCGCTCATCGAACTCATCACGCCGACCGAAGCCGACCCCGCGCGCGCGCTCGAACGGCTCGACGCGATTCATCGTTTCGCTTACGCGCATCTCGGCGACGAGTTGCTGTGGAACAACTCGATGCCCAACGCGCTGCCGCCCGACGACGAGATTCCGCTCGGGCTTTACGGCACGTCGAACATCGGCAAGCTGAAGCACGTCTATCGCAGCGGGCTTTCGCTGCGCTATGGCCGCACGATGCAATGCATCGCGGGCATCCATTACAACTATTCGCTCGACGAGACCGTGTGGCGCGCGTGGCAGTCGCTCGATCCCGGCAGCGCGCTGTCGGCGCAGGACTTCCGCTCGGAGCGTTACTTCGCGCTGATCCGCAACTTCCGCCGCACGAGCTGGCTTCTGATGTATCTGTTCGGGGCGTCGCCGGCGCTCAACAAGCGTTTCGTCGACGGCAAGCCGCATCAGCTCGAAACGTTCGACGCCGACACGCTTTATCTGCCGCACGCCACGAGCCTGCGCATGAGCGATCTCGGCTACACGAACAATCCCGCGCAGGCCGACCTGCTGCCGAGCTATGACAATCTCGACGCCTATCTCGACGTGCTCGCCAAAGCCGTGAGCCAGCCGTATGCGCCTTACGAAGCCATCGGCACGCAGCGCGACGGCGAGTGGGTGCAGATCAACACCAACGTGCTGCAGATCGAAAACGAGTTCTATTCGACCATCCGCCCGAAGCGCGTCACGCGTTCCGGCGAGCGGCCGCTGCATGCGCTCGCCGAGCGCGGCGTGCAGTACATCGAAGTGCGCTGCCTCGACATCGATCCGTTCGCGCCCGC from Caballeronia sp. Lep1P3 harbors:
- the ada gene encoding bifunctional DNA-binding transcriptional regulator/O6-methylguanine-DNA methyltransferase Ada; translated protein: MNCPSSIVFHDSLNRRYESDESRWQAVAGRDAGADGAFFFAVRTTGVFCRPSCASRAPRRENVTFFATTDEAAAAGYRPCKRCQPTSLPRELAIVERACKVLDADPHERMTLAQLSDAVHVSPFHLQRVFSRIVGVSPRQYQAARRADVLRDALQRGHDVTRATHDAGFGSPSRMYEAAPADLGMTPSAYRRKGAGLTVRFATAATPLGAALVAATDKGVCKIAFGDDAATLVDQLAADFSQAERVEDGARMEPFIARIRAYLQGTREQLDLPLDIGATAFQRRVWDALRRIPYGQTRSYTEIAASVGTPGAVRAVANACGSNPVALAIPCHRVIGKDGAIAGYRWGVSRKEALLDSERARSETGDAA
- the gshA gene encoding glutamate--cysteine ligase codes for the protein MANENPAHPAARAYRRRLAALASGPHADALRQGLRGIEKESLRVSPDGKLAMTPHPRSFGSALTHPLITTDYSEALIELITPTEADPARALERLDAIHRFAYAHLGDELLWNNSMPNALPPDDEIPLGLYGTSNIGKLKHVYRSGLSLRYGRTMQCIAGIHYNYSLDETVWRAWQSLDPGSALSAQDFRSERYFALIRNFRRTSWLLMYLFGASPALNKRFVDGKPHQLETFDADTLYLPHATSLRMSDLGYTNNPAQADLLPSYDNLDAYLDVLAKAVSQPYAPYEAIGTQRDGEWVQINTNVLQIENEFYSTIRPKRVTRSGERPLHALAERGVQYIEVRCLDIDPFAPAGLALETARFLDAYLLYCALEDSPLLPREASVEANDNFSAIAKEGRKPNLMLQRDGAPVPMQQWANELFEAIEPVAATLDALCGNDDHTRTLAALRPRLADASLTPSARVLQTMRDKQQSFDAFALDLSRQHAQYFRDRPLPPDEAREMEALAAKSWADQVAIERADTEPFDAFVAEYRDYKLTRVGA